The following coding sequences lie in one Arachis hypogaea cultivar Tifrunner chromosome 9, arahy.Tifrunner.gnm2.J5K5, whole genome shotgun sequence genomic window:
- the LOC112712312 gene encoding glutathione S-transferase DHAR2, translating to MALEVAVKAAVGAPNVLGDCPFCQRVLLTLEEKKVPYSTHLINFDEKPQWFLDVNPEGKVPVIKFDDKWISDSDVIVGILEEKYPQPSLVTPPESANVGSKLFGAFVKFLKSKDPNDGSEQALLAELKDLDEHLKNHGPFVAGEKVTAVDLSLAPKLYHLVITLEHFKNWTIPQDLAHVHNYTKLLFSLESFEKTKAAKEYVIAGWAPKVNA from the exons GGTGCTCCCAATGTTCTCGGAGACt GTCCATTTTGCCAGAGGGTGCTCTTAACCTTGGAGGAGAAGAAAGTCCCTTACTCCACCCACCTCATCAATTTCGACGAAAAACCCCAATG GTTTTTGGATGTCAATCCTGAAGGCAAGGTTCCAGTGATCAAGTTTGATGACAAATGGATTTCCGATTCCGATGTCATTGTTGGAATCCTTGAGGAAAAGTACCCTCAACCCTCTCTCGTCACTCCCCCTGAATCTGCCAACGT GGGATCCAAGTTATTTGGGGCTTTCGTGAAGTTTCTCAAGAGCAAAGATCCAAATGATGGATCAGAGCAAGCATTGCTTGCTGAGTTGAAGGATTTGGATGAACATCTTAAGAACCAT GGTCCGTTTGTTGCTGGGGAGAAGGTAACTGCTGTTGATTTGAGTTTGGCTCCAAAACTCTACCATCTAGTCATAACACTTGAGCACTTCAAAAACTGGACTATTCCTCAGGATTTGGCACATGTCCACAACTATACCAAG TTGTTGTTCTCCCTGGAATCGTTTGAGAAAACCAAGGCTGCAAAGGAGTATGTAATTGCGGGATGGGCACCCAAGGTGAATGCATGA